Within the Fusarium keratoplasticum isolate Fu6.1 chromosome 1, whole genome shotgun sequence genome, the region gcagCAATGGCAGCGTTGCAGTCGCGGGGGACAACATCTCCACGGTACAGGAGAGCGACGGCCATGTACTTGCCGTTTCGGGGGTCGCAAACCACCATCTGGTTGTTGGGCTCGAAGCCTGGGAAACGTCAGCACAATTGGCGTTCATGACCAAGTTGCGATCATCACTTACACTGGAAGGTGAGGTCGTGGACCTTGAAGCTCTCGTGCTCGCTCTTGGCAGAGGAGATGACAGGAGCGTAGCTGATGAGGGGGTAGTGAATTCGAGGGTAAGGAACCAGGTTGGTCTGGAACTCGTTGAGATCGACGTTGAGAGCACCGTCGAATCGGAGAGACGAGGTGATGGAGCTGACAACCTGGGCGATCAGGCGGTTCAGGTGCTCGTACGAAGGACGGGGGATATCGAGGTTGCGACGGCAAATGTCGTAGACGGCCTCATTGTCGACGAGGAACGTGCAGTCAGAGTTCTCAATGGTGCTGTGAGTCGACAGAACGGCGTTGTAGGGCTCAACAACGGCGGTCGAGGTTCGGGGAGCAGGGTAGACGGCGAACTCGAGCTTAGACTTCTTGCCGTACTCGGTAGAGaggcgctcgaggaggagagcacCGAAACCGGAGCCGGTACCACCGCCGAAGGAGTGGAAGATAAGGAAGCCCTGGAGAGAGTGGCAGTTGTCTGGTCGTTCGATTTAGCAGGGGTTTCAAGGGGTGAGGCGCGCAGCCTCAGGGTTTGCGAAACTCACCAGCCACGCGGCGGATGCGATCCATGACATTGTCGACCATCTCCTTGCCAATGGTGTAGTGGCCACGAGCATAGTTGTTGGCAGCATCTTCCTTGCCGCTGATCAACAGCTCGGGGTGGAAGAGCTGGCGGTAACCACCAGTTCGGATCTCGTCAATGGGAGAGGGGTCGAGAtcgacaaagatggagcGAGGAACATGCTTGCCGCTGCTCGTCTCGGTGAAGAAGGTCTCGAAGGAGCCTCCCTCACCAATATCGCCAGCATTGGGGTCGGGACGACCATCGGGGCCGAGGCCGTGCTCGAGGAGGTAGCTATTCAAGATATCGGTCAGCTTCGGGGCCGGGGGTCGAACGATGGCGACGGTAGCGGTGATGGTGGACGTACAGCTCCCAAGCAGAGTTACCGAGCTGGGTACCAGCCTGGCCCAGGTGGAGGTGAAGAATCTGGATCACggagcatcagcatcagcatcgcGAGCTTCgtttttggtggtggtcttggtGGACGATAGGGGTCCCGGCCAGAGGACACCAAGTGGAACAGCCGACGCCATGCCGGGAGCGggaagctgctgctggcagCTGAGCTCGCTGGCAGGGAGCGGTCTCACGGCGACAACATATGGATGCAATGCAACTTACCTCGCCCTTCATTGTGTATGAACGAAGCTAAGGGAGCTACGACCAGAGGTGGAGTTGGGGGAATGGGAGAGAGATATACGCGCGCAGCgcttgaggaagagaaggggaaGGGGGAGACGGGGGCGTGGTGATGATTTTCCGGCGGGTGTTTGGGGATGGAGGTTCTGTAGGTGTAGGTGAGTGGGTGCCCGCAGGAGGTGGGCATTGGCGGGGTCGACAACAAACAAACCATGGGCCGCGCGCGCCAAAAAAGCAGCTCCAGCGTCTCAGGTTATCCCACGGGGTACCTCTGGCGCCAGCCAATTCCCGCGCAGCCACCATGTACCCCCGTGGTGCCTCACCGCCAATTGAAAGCGCAGCATGGGGACCCCTGGCGGGCGAGGGAACTGCAACTTTGCCTTGCCAGGGGCGGCTCGTGTGGTGTGCGAGCAGAGGTGCTAACATGCTACCAACGGCCTCTCTGCCCCGGCAAATGTTGCTGATGCGAATGGCTGATGGTGGCTCGAGCTGCTCCATAGGTATCCGTATCTAGTTACTGCACAGATCGGTAAGCTGTGCTGAGTTGCCCCGTGCTCCTGGAGGCGACAGAATGACCCTTGATCCGCCGTGTCGTGGCACCTGTCAAAGATGTTCCAGGGCAACCTTTAACGGGCAACATGACGTGATGTTTCCATCTAGGTGTCTCTAAAAGCTGACAATATTCAATTGACTTTATTGGGTTTCAAAACGGTTGCCTATTCCTAGGTAAGCTTGAGAATAGTATTCATAAAGTTGTCAGAAGCTTAAACCTGGGCAACACTAACAGTTCCGGTAGCGGACACTGCGGAGTATATACGAGCTCAATCTCAACGATAGTGACAAAGAATTGCTTCAGAGACAAACCTCAGATGTTGACTCCCACGCCAAGCATCCCAATTCATACAAATGACCATCCATAGATCCGTTTAGATGCTGCCTAGATACGCGAACCTTAAGATCGGAGATGCCTCAAGATTCATGCACCTGACGACCCCAAGGCTTCCATCCAGGAACCGTCCCTATGCGTCTGGGTCGCGCGCGATTGTCCAGTCAAATCCGCAGCTGCTCTGTTGCCTTGCTGCAACCTCTACAGGACCGCAAACCAATCGCGACCCAGCAGTGGGTGTGTTCTTGggcaaggagctggaggcagCCACATTCTGAAAGGAATGTTGGATGAGGCCGTCTTCAAGAGATCGACATTGGCAGTCTCTAGGTATGTGGTCGGGTCTCGTCATGGCTCTTGACGCCCAGAGCTTCATCGGTGATCAAGTCTGGGATTCTCGATGTATCCATGGGTATTTCAAGGTTGTTGATACACTTGAAATACAGTGAGCACCGTATGACGGATCATGCTTTCTCATCCAGATATCATCATCCTGTCCAACACCGCAGATATCAAATTGAGAGAAAGTCAGAAAGATGAGAATTAATTGTTTTTAACTTATGCCTTTTCCCGTGTAGCCTACCCGCTCAATCCCTCCAGCATTTGTAGGTAATTACTCAAAATAAAAGGTCCTCAGCAACACGCTGGGACCGTGCAAAGTGGTATCATATGGAGGTATAGTAGGCCGTTTCCCGTCTAATTCATGatccctcaccctcctcctcttcttcagttTTAGGCACCAGCCGTTCAGTGCTGTCGGTTCTGAtcctggttctggttctggttctggtccTGGTTCGACTCGCTCCGCTCCAGCTCTTCGATGCGGCGCTGGATCGCCGCCTTCTGGACTTGCAATGCCCTGAGCTCCTCATCCCTCGTCGTCAAATCATCGCTCAGGCGACTGTCATTGTCCGTCACGCTGGTCGAATCTGTCGCAGCCTCGTATGCAGGGGGTGGCTCTCCGTGGCGGTTCCTGTCTCTCCTGTGGTGTCCGTTGGCCGCAGCATAGAAATCGTCTCCCAATCCGCCAGTGCCATGTCTGGCACGCATAACGTCGAGCTCGTGTGCCCGCTTCTTCTCTGATCGAACCCGGTCTCTGCGGACGAGGAAATAGGCGATCGCTCCGATAACAAATAGCACAAACACCGCGACACCAACTCCAATCCCAATGCGTGCAGCCAGAGACAAGGTCTTGGCTGGCCGGTGAGGGCCAatgtcatcctcgtctttAAGTCCCAATGCATCCTTGTCCCCGTCTTTGAAAAGGGCTCGAATTGTGTAGACAGCAATTGTTGCGCTGTATAGCGTGGTTGTTGAATCAGATAGAACGTCGTATGAACGTGCTGTGTGGTTGTAACTGATGGGAACCGCCACCACCGTGGGCACTAATCGCTTGCACAAGTTGCCATCCAAGGAATATGCCCTACAATGATCAGCGCGATTCATTCCACGTCTACTGGAGGACTTACGATGAACAACAAACAGCTGTGGTGGTTGCATCGTCATGGGCCTCGTCGGTATCTACACGTAGCTCTGCCGTCGTCCACCCATGAGGACATGTAGCTGGACTGAAAACACCAGTGCGACCATCCGTGAACATGCCGTCAGGGTAACACGATAGTGACTTGGCCCCAGGGATGGGCTCCAGGTCGAGCCACGCAACAGGGCCTGTGGCGCCAGGCTCTGGCACTCTCTCCGCATCATAGGTCCATGTACAGCTGATTGGCACGGTCCAGGGAGTAGTCATTGGAGGAAATGTCTGGTAATCGTCGAGGTCATCGTCGGTTGGCGAGGGCGCCAGCACTGGAGATGTCGGGGTCGGTGTCTGGTTGGAAAGAGATACGGTTGACGAGGGAGCGGCTGATGACGAAGACGGGTCACTCGAATCGGTGCCGGAGAGAGTCAGCGACTCTGCATCCTCGAGGGACGACATGATATCAAGCGGCCACGATGGATCCCCAAGCTTGCAAGAATCTGGGCCGCCAGGCCGATTCAACTACAAGCTGCACAGGCCGTGCTTTGCTTGCAGTTTACTCGGCGGTTCAGCAACAATCGCCAATATCGTCCATCCGGGGCCTGCGGTCGGTTGCTGTGTTGGATGCAGCAGCGCGTGGAGCTGGCTCGTGGTGTTGGGAAGGCGACGGGCAGCGCAGAGTCGCGGCGGAGGGGCTCACGAGGCTTCACGTCAGGGCGAATGCGCAGGCGATGACAAGGTCGAGGACGGCGTCTCTGGCGAGTTGGAAGGCCATCCGGGCGGAGGACAGCAGGAGAATATGAAGTAGGCGGATGGAATGGGGGTGGACGAGGAGACAAGGAAGCAGAGCAGGGACAAGAACGACAAGACACGACAAGAGAAGCTAAGGAACGAAAAGAGCCGGACAAGAAGAGAATTGGTCCATGCCAGCAGCGAGACGACAGGTAGCGTTGGTGTTCCCCCTTCTGAGGCCTTTGAAGTCTTGGCGAAATCTTATCACGGGTGGATGCCGAGAAACGCCAAGCCCAGCATTGCACCGATACATTGTCCACGTTGACCGCTGCGAGTCTGGGCATTTGCCGCTTGCCTGTCGTCTTGGTCGCAGCTCCGTCGGAGCATGGAGGTTTTGCTCCCACATCACGGATCCAGGCTGCGCTGCGGTACAGGTAGCTACGGCTCTGTAGCGGCGAGGGCGACCGTCTACTCACCATCGCCAATGCGCCATGTACATAGACAGAGATGGTCGacgcgatgcgatgcgatgcgctGCGAGAAAACGCCGAGCTCTGCTCATTTTGGGGCGCCCATGACCAATCTGCCCAGGCGGGCGCTGGCCAATGCTCGTAGCGGCCGGCCAGCAAAAGCCGAGCCTTTTGGCCCCAGTGCCATGGTCTTGGCTGATGAGTCGCGGGTTTCTGGGCGACTCGGGGCCTCTGACGAGGGGGAAATGAAGCCGGCTTCGCTGTGCCGAATATGCGGTCTTGGAAGTCTTGGGAGTCTTGGAAATCATGCCCACCGAGAGCCAGAGCAGAGCGACCTCGCATGCGACGACGGCATTGCAGCGAAACCGGGGACTCGGCGACGACCCATCACTTTGTCTTTCGTCATCCTGGTGATTCAAAATGGGTTCATCACCCCATCTCCGGGAACAGGCAGTTGTAGGATCTCAAGAAGCGCAACTCGGCACAGGCAGAGAGGTCAGCGCCGAGCAAACCACAACACGGGCGAGGTTGCACCGCCCAGTGTAGGACGAGGACACAAAAGAGAGGCGAGAGTGGACAGTAgcaagaagatgacgggagGTGATGCGAGCCGGTTGTCTTGGCTGGGCTTGCTCGCTTCTTTATTCCAACCAacagagaaaaagagagaaaagacaAAAGAAGCGGGCAAGAGGAACAAGGTTGCTCGGTAGCCCGGTTGGCTGATGTCTTGCGGTGGATGGGCAAACTGTCTGAGTTGACGGCAGGCCGATAAGGTTATGGTGGTACCAGGGTACTTGGCGCGAATAGGGTCATTCAGGTCGAAAATGCGGTGCTGGTCTTGGTACGCATTCCACCCGCAAACTTGCGCCGTGTATCCGTATCCGTACAGCATTGGCAAAGCAAATTCGCAACTCTTGCCCCTCTCCCTTTGCTTCTTTCCCAAGGTTGAAACGTGGATGAGCTCATGGATCAGAGAGGTCAAGTCTTGGACATCTTGGGTCTCGGGCATGCAGCTACCGTAAGGTCGCGCCGTTCCGGCACCGAAAACCGGACAGGGATGTATCGGAGCTCGGGCCACCTGCGTTCTCCACACATCTGATGCAAGCCTTCAGCGAAACCGGAACCTCGGCGCACCCTTTTTCCGGGTTCCATTCTCGAGAATTCGCTTCCCCGGTTTTTGAAATCACACAGGTCATCTCAAGGTCACATGACATGAGGGGTGAAGGGCACGAAAACCCTACTGCCAGAATTTTGGCTCCAATTCGTACCCTGCTGCCCCCAAGCGACTCAACAACCGCCTTCAAAGTCGACTCCATCCCGGCCCATCCATATTCGCTCTTCGGTAGATCAGCGAATTCAATCAACACAACACCGCGATCATGGCTGACGAATACGTACGTGTGCCCTCGattcctctccctctcgtcAACcgccgcgccgccgccgtcgcgcTCACCCGCCACCGCTCGCCGACAATGCAAAACGGATATGGAATTTGACTGACTTGTGCCTGGTTGATAGAACGCTGAGGAGGCcgccgagctcaagaagaagagagccTTCCGAAAGTTCTCTTACCGAGGAATCGACCTTGACCAGTATGTTGATACCGCGACCCTGCGCTCCCCCCGCTCGACCATGGAAATGACTGCATCTTTGGATAAAGGGCAGGGGGACTGCACAGAACGACTCATGCTGATATCTGCTCCCTCCCAATAGgctcctcgacctctccTCCGACCAGCTCCGCGATGTTGTCCACGCTCGCGCCCGCCGCAGGATCAACCGTGGCCTGAAGCGCCGCCCCATGggcctcatcaagaagctccgaAAGGCCAAGCAGGAGGCCAAGCCCAACGAGAAGCCCGACCTCGTCAAGACCCACCTCCGAGACATGATTGTCGTCCCCGAGATGATTGGTAGCGTTATTGGTATCTACTCCGGCAAGGAGTTCAACCAGGTCGAGATCAAGCCTGAGATGGTTGGTCACTACCTGGCTGAGTTCTCTATCTCATAGTACGTTTCCCGATCACTTGTGCAAAATCGCAAACGCTGACCCTCCCCCAGCAAGCCTGTCAAGCACGGTAGGCCCGGTATTGGTGCCACGCACTCTTCTCGTTTCATTCCCCTCAAGTAAGAAGGTTGCGGTGCGGTCTTGGGTGGTTTCTGCATTCACGGACATTTATGGGCGAAAAGGACTGGTTCTGGTAGATGGGCAACGCATCTATCAAAGTTGCTGATGACAATGGGTACCACGAAAGTACAATAAAGGAGCATTGTCCGCTTGATGACTACCCTTGACTATCGCTGATGTTTCATAATCTGGTGACGCTTGTTTCATGCCGTCTTTCCTGGTCGTCTGCCACACTTGCTGCCCATCTCGTGAAGATTCAAATTCGAACTCCTCAGGCTACATCACGCATCACCTCAGATACCCCAATTCCCAACGTCTCCGAGACCGACTCTACCACCAAATGCCTCGTCAGGGCCGAGCCATCTACCTACCCTCCGAAGTCTCTGTCTGAGGCGCTGGCCCCTCGTCtggggttgttgttgggATCCTGAGGCatgctgttgatggtcttcatgaggctgttgctggtCTGCTTGAGGTTGTTGCTGGTCTTCTAGGGGTTGCTGGTGGTCATGTGCAggttgttgctggtggtCAGCTGGGGgttgctgctggccttgTACGGGATGTTGCTGAGTCTCTTGGGGTTGTTGCGGGGGATTCACATGTGTGTCTCGCCGTTGATTCTCAGATCTCTTGTGTGTCCGCTTTGTGCCACACACAAGACAGGGAGGGTGTTTTTTCTTGTAGTTGATGAGGATCTGCTCGCCCGCATTGACAGGCCTGAGGAGCCTGACGGACATCTAGTTCGGGTGATCAGATTCGACCCAAGCCTTTGCATTGGCGCATCTACCGCAGGCATGGTTGATGTGTGATGCGATTTTGCAGATGTGGACTCTGCTCCCGCTCGTGTCTACGGAGGCATATGTCTTGACAAAGCCCTCCAGCTGTCGGTGCTGGCTCTCTGACAAGCCTGCCCGAGTGCTCAGCCCGCGCAGGCCGGCAAATTCGTGTTGAAGTTCCTCACGGGTTGGCCCGTTCAACTCATTCCACGCAAGGGCAATTCTTTGATGACGTCGCCAATGCCAACGAGGTTTGTCGCAGGAAAATAGCGGGGTCTCGTGGATAATCCGGCGGCCTGCAGCCATGTTGAGACGTGCACAAACGCCGCGCCGTGGGTCAGGGTTGTCGATGGCGTCGCGGACGTCGACGGCATCCAAGTTCTCTTGCAGAGGTTCTTCCACGGCGGTGGCTGTGGATTTGGAAGTGGCACCTGAGTTTGTCAGCTCTGTGAACATGCCAAGGTATAGTATGCCATGCTTCCACATGTATAGCTAAACTGTCTTGCTTCGAGGGGTGCAGGAAAGCAGGTGGGAACGCATTCAAACAGGGTAAGTCTCTGGATCGATAACGTACCTGAACCGAAAGTGTTTTCTGGAGCTAGGGGTACCGGGTGTATTCCTTCGGGACTCCCTGATCCATGTCGTGAAGAAGTTCCTGCATCACTGTGAGCTGAAAGTCCAACAATTGACCTACAGTGCTACCCCAGTTCCAGGATGAAGAGTGTATAACATACCATGAGCATcccttggcgaggaagaaCGTGCAAAATGGAATGCATCCGTTAGATCACGGCTTGGAGGGTTGTTCATGTCTCCCGTAGGGTCACTAGACTCCAAAGGACGGAACAATCCATCCTCTGCCGTTTGAGAAGCCTCTGGTTGCGGCTGTGAAGAGGATGCTGGATCTCTGTGAGCAGAACGTCGAGCACAAAGGATTCACATGTGGGCAGCATACCAGGAACGTTGGCTCTATCATGAGACCCATCACCGAGGTCGGTCAACGAGGTAAGCCTATCAACGTCAGCGTCGTAGAGAGAACCCGAAACATAGGGGTCATACTGTGTTCTCTTTTCAGCTGCCATGATTGATTCTGTGGGGCTTGATTGGACAGTAAATGCTCGGTGGATGGTTGAGTGAGTAGTGATTCTCTTAATGAATAACTAGCGATGTGGACGATGAACGACTGATGAAATCCAAGATGTTGAGTGTTGAAGAGGGGAAAGGGAGAAGATTCCACTCCGGGAAGAAGAGGCTATGAATATAGCCAGGTGTCTGTCGTAGCTGCCATCCATGAGATTCAAGTTAGCTAGCTCAGGAGCCAACGTGATCTCAAGCGGACGGAAGGCATCATCGTGCGGGAGTAGGTTCGACCGCAGTTATCGGTGTTG harbors:
- a CDS encoding Tubulin alpha chain, translated to MKGEILHLHLGQAGTQLGNSAWELYLLEHGLGPDGRPDPNAGDIGEGGSFETFFTETSSGKHVPRSIFVDLDPSPIDEIRTGGYRQLFHPELLISGKEDAANNYARGHYTIGKEMVDNVMDRIRRVADNCHSLQGFLIFHSFGGGTGSGFGALLLERLSTEYGKKSKLEFAVYPAPRTSTAVVEPYNAVLSTHSTIENSDCTFLVDNEAVYDICRRNLDIPRPSYEHLNRLIAQVVSSITSSLRFDGALNVDLNEFQTNLVPYPRIHYPLISYAPVISSAKSEHESFKVHDLTFQCFEPNNQMVVCDPRNGKYMAVALLYRGDVVPRDCNAAIAALKAKASFNLVEWCPTGFKLGINYQKPMAVPAAPEDGGLASVKRSVSMLSNTTAIAEAWSRLDYKFDLMHSKRAFVHWYVGEGMEEGEFTEAREDLAALEKDYEEVAADSFEPEEEVEY